Proteins encoded together in one uncultured Sphaerochaeta sp. window:
- a CDS encoding putative peptidoglycan glycosyltransferase FtsW, whose amino-acid sequence MDIRRDFDDWRQKEEPLEEGGRNLSAFTFLCIVILISSLGLTMLYSASYNEALIHGLPHHYFFTRQLMFVALAVVGWLVIRYIPIRWIEHISYFALAVSMILLLLTLFSPFGQERLGSKRWLQIGPIPSFQPSEFAKVGIILFFAAYHRKDRSDQSMLLRHGLPIVISLVITLLIFLQRDYSSALLFLFICFAMLIASGFRILHMVILLAFLVPPAIVAMFSQPYRVKRIFSFLFPSLDPSGMSYQVSTGLKAISSGGMFGVGLGNGSYKLGLLPEVQSDFIFASVCEELGLVGGAFILALFLMFAILGYHASRRMQDRDRFLSLMAFGLTSMILFQAILNLGVVTALLPPTGIPLPFFSQGGTNILVVLLSCAMLYRILLISSGRIPLYKSSLGKEERAAIQFPSQGGVE is encoded by the coding sequence ATGGATATACGAAGGGATTTTGATGACTGGCGGCAAAAAGAAGAACCACTTGAGGAGGGCGGAAGAAACCTGAGTGCCTTCACTTTCCTCTGTATCGTCATCCTGATTAGTTCTCTTGGACTGACCATGTTGTATAGTGCCTCATACAATGAAGCCCTGATACATGGACTTCCTCATCATTACTTTTTCACAAGACAACTGATGTTTGTAGCCCTGGCAGTAGTAGGTTGGTTGGTCATCCGTTATATCCCCATTCGATGGATAGAGCATATTTCCTATTTTGCATTGGCAGTATCCATGATTCTCCTCCTGTTGACTCTTTTCAGTCCATTTGGGCAGGAACGTTTGGGTTCCAAACGGTGGTTGCAGATCGGACCCATTCCATCCTTCCAGCCTTCAGAGTTTGCGAAAGTAGGGATCATTCTTTTCTTTGCTGCCTACCATAGGAAGGACCGTAGCGATCAATCCATGCTTCTTCGTCATGGACTACCCATAGTGATCAGCTTGGTGATTACCTTGTTGATCTTTCTCCAGCGGGACTACTCCTCAGCACTCTTGTTCCTGTTTATCTGTTTTGCCATGTTGATCGCAAGTGGGTTCAGGATACTTCACATGGTCATTCTTCTTGCATTCCTGGTCCCTCCAGCGATTGTTGCGATGTTCAGCCAACCCTACCGTGTAAAGCGAATCTTCTCCTTTCTGTTTCCTTCCCTTGATCCTAGTGGGATGAGTTATCAGGTAAGTACCGGACTGAAGGCAATCTCATCAGGAGGGATGTTTGGGGTAGGCCTGGGCAATGGTTCCTACAAGCTTGGACTCCTGCCTGAGGTCCAGAGTGACTTCATATTTGCCTCAGTTTGCGAGGAATTGGGACTTGTGGGTGGAGCTTTTATTCTCGCACTCTTTCTCATGTTTGCGATTCTTGGATACCATGCAAGTCGCAGGATGCAGGACAGGGATCGTTTTCTCAGTCTGATGGCCTTTGGCCTGACCAGTATGATCCTCTTCCAAGCCATCCTGAATCTTGGAGTGGTAACTGCGTTGTTGCCGCCCACCGGTATCCCCCTACCGTTCTTCAGCCAAGGGGGAACCAATATCCTGGTGGTATTGCTCAGCTGTGCGATGCTCTACCGAATTCTACTGATCAGCAGTGGTAGGATACCACTGTACAAGAGTTCATTGGGCAAAGAGGAGCGAGCAGCGATTCAGTTTCCCTCCCAAGGGGGCGTTGAATGA
- a CDS encoding phospho-N-acetylmuramoyl-pentapeptide-transferase produces MPDRLLLLFVLSFVVTFVISKVLLSFVKQSDIAVKPELRAFQKQKAGTPVLGGLAFTMGTLLVSLFDPSLSNPQVLFPLLSLVIFAGIGFLDDHMKRKHANGDGLPSVVKLLLQMQGALLLLVLAKGQNLLSTRIDLVVFQLDLGIGYYLFALLYILYFVNAVNITDGLDALAAGSSLPMLLLLLMLSLKTGSMASSALIGSLIAFLFFNLPPARYFMGDCGSHALGAYIAMSALLMGSELVLFLASGLFLLELASSLIQIISIRRFGRKVFTIAPLHHAYELKGVKESRIVVAFTLVSWLFAAVSLLISR; encoded by the coding sequence ATGCCTGATAGGTTGTTGCTCCTATTTGTACTCTCCTTTGTCGTAACCTTCGTAATCTCGAAGGTTCTGTTGTCTTTTGTAAAACAGAGCGACATTGCGGTCAAACCGGAGCTGAGGGCCTTCCAGAAGCAAAAGGCTGGGACTCCAGTGCTTGGAGGCTTGGCTTTCACCATGGGAACCTTGTTGGTTTCCCTCTTTGATCCTTCGCTTTCCAATCCACAGGTGTTGTTCCCCTTGCTTTCCTTGGTCATTTTTGCCGGCATTGGTTTCCTGGATGACCACATGAAGCGCAAACATGCCAATGGCGATGGCTTGCCATCGGTAGTGAAATTGTTGTTGCAGATGCAAGGGGCCCTCTTGCTTCTGGTACTCGCCAAGGGTCAGAACCTGCTCAGCACCCGTATCGATTTGGTGGTATTCCAGCTTGATTTGGGTATAGGCTACTATCTGTTTGCTTTGCTGTACATACTCTATTTCGTGAATGCAGTGAACATTACCGATGGGCTTGATGCTCTGGCTGCAGGAAGCAGCCTTCCAATGCTTCTCTTGCTGCTGATGCTTTCCTTGAAGACGGGGAGTATGGCATCCAGTGCATTGATTGGTTCCTTGATTGCTTTTCTCTTCTTCAATCTTCCACCTGCTCGCTATTTCATGGGGGATTGTGGGAGTCATGCACTTGGGGCATACATTGCAATGTCGGCCCTGCTGATGGGCTCGGAGCTGGTACTGTTTCTTGCCAGCGGATTATTCCTTCTTGAGCTGGCTTCCAGCCTGATACAGATCATTTCCATCAGACGGTTTGGCCGAAAGGTATTTACCATTGCCCCATTGCACCATGCATATGAACTCAAGGGGGTGAAAGAGAGCCGTATTGTGGTTGCTTTCACCTTGGTGTCCTGGTTGTTTGCAGCAGTCTCACTGCTGATTAGTAGGTGA
- the murF gene encoding UDP-N-acetylmuramoyl-tripeptide--D-alanyl-D-alanine ligase produces the protein MNTYQHIDQFSFTPSSIAPLCQATCIRGSSMRIADVQIDSRLCREGSLFFALKGERTDGFTYIRSVSDKGAAAVVVPTERAQEALHSCDCAVLASDDVLASLHALSRSYLSLFPQLKTVGITGSCGKSTTKEAIACIAGQLGPTAKTPGNLNSEYGLPLSTFSLDKKSRYGIFEMGIDHVGEMDRMVSILKPDIALLTNIGISHLEKFGSQEIIAQEKAKIFHPGIEAGFVSRSCKHLPRIEKQASRTLYRYDRDAVKAVDLGLEGWLVTYDGEPFQVRAVGKHLLEDIVGAIAIGAYLGASPREIAQALEGFTPMQGRSSVYRSDITIIDDSYNASLDSTRSILSYISSLRWEGEKKVVLGPMKELGNQSRFAHRSVANLLAKSSFGRAYLYGSEMKEAASQLRRQGYAEKVSFTENFEELEHTVERQSNRGDLFLLKASRSVGMERLIPSLTEYAARRPMRYA, from the coding sequence ATGAACACCTACCAACATATAGACCAGTTCTCCTTTACTCCTTCATCCATTGCTCCTCTTTGTCAGGCAACATGCATCAGGGGCAGTTCCATGCGCATTGCTGATGTGCAGATTGATAGCAGGCTCTGTAGGGAAGGAAGCCTCTTCTTTGCTTTGAAAGGGGAGCGCACCGACGGTTTTACGTACATCAGGTCAGTATCAGATAAAGGGGCTGCTGCAGTTGTAGTTCCTACTGAACGCGCACAGGAGGCCTTACACTCATGTGATTGTGCAGTTCTAGCCAGTGATGACGTGCTAGCCAGTTTGCATGCACTATCCCGTTCCTACCTCTCCTTGTTTCCCCAGCTGAAAACGGTGGGCATAACCGGCAGCTGCGGAAAGAGTACCACCAAGGAAGCGATCGCATGCATAGCAGGACAACTCGGCCCGACTGCGAAGACCCCTGGAAATCTCAACAGTGAGTATGGACTTCCCCTGAGCACCTTCTCCTTGGATAAAAAGAGTCGCTATGGAATCTTCGAGATGGGTATCGATCATGTTGGGGAGATGGATAGAATGGTCTCAATCCTCAAACCCGATATTGCTCTTCTGACGAATATCGGCATCTCCCATCTTGAGAAGTTTGGGAGCCAGGAGATCATCGCACAGGAGAAAGCCAAGATTTTCCATCCAGGGATTGAAGCAGGGTTTGTAAGTCGTTCCTGCAAACATCTCCCGCGCATTGAGAAACAAGCCTCGAGAACACTGTATCGTTATGATAGAGATGCAGTGAAGGCTGTTGACCTTGGTTTGGAAGGCTGGTTGGTTACCTATGATGGGGAACCCTTCCAGGTCAGGGCAGTAGGCAAGCATTTGCTCGAAGATATTGTTGGTGCCATAGCGATTGGAGCTTATCTCGGGGCAAGCCCTAGGGAAATCGCCCAGGCACTTGAAGGGTTCACTCCAATGCAGGGAAGAAGCTCGGTATATCGTAGTGATATCACCATTATCGATGACTCCTACAATGCCAGCCTGGATTCCACCAGGAGTATTCTCTCCTATATCTCCAGCCTCAGGTGGGAGGGGGAGAAGAAGGTTGTGCTCGGTCCTATGAAGGAACTGGGGAACCAGTCCCGGTTTGCACACCGATCGGTTGCGAATCTGCTGGCAAAGTCCTCCTTCGGTAGGGCTTACCTCTATGGGAGTGAAATGAAGGAAGCTGCAAGCCAGCTTAGGCGGCAGGGATATGCTGAGAAAGTATCATTTACGGAAAACTTCGAGGAGTTGGAACATACTGTTGAGAGGCAGAGCAATCGGGGAGACCTGTTCTTGCTCAAGGCTTCACGCTCAGTAGGCATGGAGCGGTTGATTCCCTCACTCACTGAATATGCTGCAAGGAGGCCGATGAGGTATGCCTGA
- the rsmH gene encoding 16S rRNA (cytosine(1402)-N(4))-methyltransferase RsmH, whose translation MEYVHYSVMTQEILEYLVPPNDRPAKMVDCTCGEGGHTFLFLSKYPNLEVTGLDRDREIQKKAIKRMEPFGERFTPRNIWFDDFFSEYGQQDLDLVLFDLGISSFHFEESERGFSFRKGEELDMRLDKDAPISAQDVVNGYQEKRLADVIYQFGEERYSRRIARAIVEARKLHKITGSEELASIIYKSVPPNYRYGRIHPATRSFQAIRIEVNRELDRIEPALKGAVQALRSGGRLAVISFHSLEDRPVKWLFKGMAEGSEATIKILTKKPLIPSEQEVSENPASRSAKLRIIEKL comes from the coding sequence ATGGAGTACGTTCACTACTCGGTAATGACCCAAGAAATCCTCGAGTACTTGGTACCACCGAATGATCGGCCGGCAAAGATGGTCGACTGCACCTGTGGAGAAGGCGGACATACGTTCCTATTCCTCTCCAAATACCCAAACCTGGAAGTAACAGGGCTTGATCGTGACCGTGAAATCCAGAAGAAAGCGATCAAGCGAATGGAACCCTTTGGAGAACGTTTTACCCCCAGGAATATCTGGTTTGATGATTTCTTCTCTGAATATGGGCAGCAGGATCTGGATCTGGTTCTCTTTGACCTGGGCATTTCCAGCTTCCACTTTGAAGAGTCCGAACGCGGTTTTTCTTTCAGGAAGGGTGAAGAGCTCGATATGAGGCTGGACAAGGATGCCCCCATCAGTGCCCAGGATGTGGTGAACGGATACCAGGAAAAACGACTGGCTGATGTCATCTATCAATTTGGTGAGGAACGATACTCCCGGCGTATTGCCCGGGCGATCGTGGAGGCACGCAAGCTCCATAAGATAACAGGTAGTGAGGAACTGGCTTCCATCATCTACAAATCAGTTCCCCCCAACTATCGCTATGGAAGGATTCATCCAGCTACCAGGAGCTTCCAGGCTATCCGAATTGAGGTGAACCGGGAGCTGGATAGAATCGAACCGGCACTAAAAGGTGCCGTACAGGCCTTGAGGAGTGGAGGAAGACTTGCAGTCATAAGCTTCCATTCATTGGAGGACCGGCCGGTGAAGTGGCTGTTCAAGGGAATGGCAGAGGGGAGTGAGGCAACCATAAAGATCCTTACTAAAAAACCCCTGATACCCAGTGAGCAAGAAGTAAGTGAGAACCCAGCAAGCAGGAGTGCAAAACTGAGAATCATCGAAAAGCTGTAA
- the mraZ gene encoding division/cell wall cluster transcriptional repressor MraZ encodes MLTGEFYNTIDDKGRILIPSRLRSALEGEALYVTRGLENCLWLMLPTDFEKLKNTIMNGPGAMFDRKLRILQRGMIAPAQLCEFDKVGRVNIPQSLRESVSLAAKEESVLLGTGNYLELWNRSAYEQYLHASMDEFLDAAQSLSEMIREDF; translated from the coding sequence ATGTTGACTGGTGAGTTTTACAACACCATTGACGACAAGGGTCGTATACTCATCCCTTCCCGATTGCGGAGCGCATTGGAAGGGGAAGCCCTCTATGTGACCAGAGGTCTGGAGAACTGTCTCTGGCTGATGCTTCCCACCGATTTTGAGAAACTCAAGAACACGATTATGAACGGTCCTGGTGCAATGTTCGACCGGAAGCTTAGGATTCTACAACGTGGCATGATAGCCCCGGCGCAATTGTGTGAGTTTGACAAGGTTGGGAGAGTCAACATCCCGCAGAGCCTCAGGGAGAGTGTCTCCCTTGCCGCCAAAGAGGAGTCGGTACTCCTTGGCACCGGCAATTATCTGGAGCTCTGGAACCGAAGTGCCTATGAGCAATACCTGCATGCAAGCATGGATGAGTTCCTTGACGCTGCACAGTCGCTCAGCGAAATGATCAGGGAGGACTTCTGA
- a CDS encoding 1,4-alpha-glucan branching protein domain-containing protein: MSKPSIAFILNAHLPFVRHPEYPRFLEEDWLFESISESYLPLLRMFNRLVQDKIPFKMTISLSPTLCCMLTDPVLQERFLEYLERHIELGEKEVSRCTKEQPEFLEMAQFYLDQARENLGDFQDRYRGNILEGFKALEMSGHLELATTAATHAYLPLYKDYPTAINAQVELGVQSFLTTFGHLPKGFWLPECGYYPGLEESLKYHGISWFQTASQSMLLSPDKVKCGTYRPVQTPNGVAAFPRDFQTTSLVWSNASGYPTDRHYREFYRDIGYDLPMEYIKPYIHEPSVRVFTGYKYWAITGQTDQKIPYRRDLAQKRVADHARNFLYNVNKKAENLEGVVDKDPIFTLGYDAELFGHWWFEGIDWIEQVFRQNAELEQQTSFVSPSAFLEKERDTLQRVRPAFSSWGQGGYSAVWLDGSNAWTYRHIHKAIERMEELAVRFNDQISLKQRFLNQAAREVLLSMASDWPFILFNKSSTEYAQKRIGDHLRNFNVVYGNMCKNAVNTEWLVKAEKRDILFSDIDYNIFNPER, from the coding sequence ATGTCCAAACCATCAATTGCATTCATCCTGAATGCCCATCTCCCTTTTGTCAGACACCCAGAATACCCGCGATTCCTTGAGGAGGATTGGCTTTTTGAATCCATCAGTGAGAGCTACCTTCCCCTGCTGAGGATGTTCAACCGACTTGTCCAAGACAAGATTCCTTTCAAGATGACCATAAGCCTCTCTCCCACGCTTTGCTGTATGCTTACCGATCCTGTGCTCCAGGAACGGTTTCTAGAGTATCTTGAACGTCATATTGAGCTCGGAGAGAAAGAGGTCTCACGCTGTACCAAGGAACAACCGGAGTTCCTTGAGATGGCTCAGTTCTATCTCGACCAGGCACGAGAGAATCTGGGGGATTTCCAGGACCGATATCGTGGAAATATCCTCGAGGGTTTCAAGGCACTGGAAATGAGTGGTCATCTGGAGCTTGCAACCACCGCTGCAACCCACGCTTATCTCCCGCTTTACAAGGATTATCCAACTGCAATCAATGCGCAGGTGGAGCTGGGGGTACAGTCCTTCCTTACAACCTTCGGCCATCTGCCAAAGGGATTCTGGTTGCCTGAGTGCGGGTATTATCCTGGGCTTGAAGAATCGTTGAAGTATCATGGTATCTCATGGTTCCAGACAGCCAGCCAGTCCATGTTGCTCTCACCGGACAAGGTCAAGTGTGGCACCTATCGCCCTGTACAAACCCCGAATGGAGTGGCTGCCTTCCCCAGGGATTTCCAGACTACCAGCCTGGTTTGGTCCAACGCCTCAGGCTATCCTACCGACCGTCATTATCGTGAGTTTTACCGAGATATCGGTTATGACCTGCCGATGGAGTATATCAAGCCCTATATCCATGAACCTTCGGTACGCGTGTTTACCGGATATAAGTACTGGGCGATCACCGGGCAGACTGACCAAAAAATTCCCTATCGTCGGGATCTTGCCCAGAAGCGTGTGGCAGATCATGCCAGGAATTTCCTGTACAACGTCAACAAGAAAGCGGAGAACCTCGAAGGGGTGGTGGACAAGGATCCTATATTTACCTTGGGTTATGACGCTGAGCTGTTCGGCCACTGGTGGTTTGAAGGCATCGATTGGATTGAACAGGTATTCCGTCAGAATGCGGAACTTGAACAGCAAACTTCCTTTGTCTCTCCCTCTGCCTTCCTGGAAAAGGAGAGAGACACCCTGCAGAGGGTCAGGCCTGCCTTCTCCTCATGGGGACAAGGTGGCTATAGTGCTGTGTGGCTTGATGGTTCAAATGCTTGGACCTACCGGCATATCCATAAGGCCATCGAAAGGATGGAGGAACTTGCCGTTCGGTTCAATGACCAGATCAGCCTGAAGCAGAGATTCCTTAATCAGGCTGCGAGGGAAGTGCTGCTGTCCATGGCAAGTGACTGGCCATTCATCCTGTTCAACAAGAGCAGTACTGAATATGCACAGAAACGAATTGGAGACCACCTGAGGAACTTCAATGTTGTCTATGGGAATATGTGCAAAAATGCCGTGAATACTGAGTGGTTGGTAAAGGCCGAAAAGCGAGATATTCTCTTCAGCGATATCGACTACAACATCTTCAATCCTGAAAGATAA
- a CDS encoding DUF4912 domain-containing protein, translated as MILINIDSLSTTELQYIAQQECLEDWQTLDREELIDALEEAFGEQDDEVSSAQKGKIHRNRFCNSLTDYRGDKQNLSDLPGVEQLPETYLDTSIHLLLRDPQWAYAYWSLSPASQQMVFGEDGQAPSSLFLRVQETRFETGEVLSFDISVEREDTQWNINLPNMGSSYLVDLCWRDRKGNEMSLAQSKSIETYPAYWQKHSEELVGDYSSFLANFSSLVTKEGEIVDNPVIRDLAQNLSKGVL; from the coding sequence ATGATTCTCATCAATATTGATTCCTTGTCTACTACCGAGTTGCAATATATCGCCCAACAGGAATGTTTGGAAGATTGGCAGACACTCGATCGGGAGGAGCTCATCGACGCCTTGGAGGAAGCCTTCGGCGAACAAGACGATGAAGTCTCATCGGCACAGAAGGGAAAAATCCATAGAAACAGGTTTTGCAACTCCCTTACCGACTATCGGGGGGACAAGCAGAATCTGAGTGATCTCCCTGGCGTTGAACAGTTGCCTGAAACCTATCTGGATACATCAATCCATCTCCTGCTTCGGGACCCTCAGTGGGCTTATGCCTATTGGTCCCTGTCGCCGGCTTCCCAGCAAATGGTCTTCGGTGAGGATGGACAGGCTCCCAGCAGCTTGTTCCTTCGGGTTCAGGAAACCAGATTTGAGACCGGGGAAGTGTTGTCCTTTGATATCTCTGTAGAACGTGAAGATACCCAGTGGAATATCAACCTGCCCAATATGGGCTCCTCGTATTTGGTTGATCTTTGCTGGCGTGACCGTAAGGGGAATGAGATGTCCCTGGCACAGAGCAAGAGTATCGAAACCTATCCTGCCTACTGGCAGAAGCATAGCGAAGAGTTGGTGGGAGACTACTCCTCCTTCCTGGCAAACTTTTCCTCCCTGGTAACGAAGGAAGGGGAGATTGTCGATAATCCGGTGATCAGGGATCTCGCACAGAATCTGAGCAAGGGGGTACTGTAA
- the deoD gene encoding purine-nucleoside phosphorylase — translation MSIHIVSDKNSIADTVLLPGDPLRAKHIAQTYLTDVVQYNEIRGMYGFTGLYHGQRVSVQGTGMGMPSFSIYAQELIDSYGAKRLVRVGTCGTMSESLKLKDVLIVQGADSDSGMNVSRFGTYQFAPTATFPLLMRAYENAKEMGIGYAVGNVFTSDQFYDMKGDEKKAIAQSVGTMAVDMETCELYTLARLKRIEALTLLTVSDSLLTGEQVAPKERQTTFDSMVDLALQTLFD, via the coding sequence ATGAGTATTCATATTGTTTCAGATAAAAACAGCATTGCCGATACCGTTTTATTGCCTGGGGATCCACTCAGAGCAAAGCATATAGCACAAACCTATCTGACGGATGTGGTGCAGTACAACGAAATACGGGGAATGTATGGATTCACCGGTCTCTATCATGGTCAACGAGTTTCTGTACAAGGAACAGGGATGGGGATGCCCTCATTTTCCATTTATGCCCAAGAATTGATCGACAGCTATGGAGCAAAGCGCCTGGTACGTGTAGGTACCTGTGGGACCATGAGTGAATCACTCAAACTCAAGGATGTATTGATTGTCCAGGGAGCAGACTCTGACAGCGGGATGAACGTGAGCCGTTTCGGAACCTACCAATTTGCACCGACAGCAACGTTCCCTTTGCTCATGCGGGCCTATGAGAATGCAAAGGAAATGGGCATCGGGTATGCAGTGGGAAATGTGTTTACCAGTGATCAGTTCTATGACATGAAAGGTGATGAGAAGAAAGCTATAGCACAGTCGGTGGGAACCATGGCCGTAGATATGGAGACATGCGAGCTCTACACCTTGGCCCGACTCAAGAGGATTGAGGCCCTGACTTTGCTCACGGTCAGTGACTCCCTGCTTACCGGGGAACAGGTTGCTCCGAAGGAGAGGCAGACTACCTTCGACTCGATGGTAGATCTTGCCTTGCAGACTCTCTTTGACTAA
- a CDS encoding DUF3536 domain-containing protein, protein MKTNKSDKTSLILHGHFYQPPRENPQTGLIGKQLTASPFPDWNERIHADCYKANSLSRYLSGVRRILSLTNNYEYLSFNFGPTLLSWMEKYHQNTYHLILEADRISKERLGFGNAIAQAYNHTILPLCTEEDARVQIRWGLEDFAQRFSRKADGIWLPETAISPMVIDILAEEGVSYVILSPWQCKAIEDKKKGTIDLEGRGAPYDRPFLLRGAKGKTISVFFYNPQLAEGISFGHYLRDADSLYQRLVSIREDENPSLIHTATDGEIYGHHEPYGDMALSALIRKVEERDDFRFTNYAAYLKDHPATEMAYLHDGEEKRGTSWSCSHGVSRWYKDCGCHTGGEESWNQAWRTPLRLAFDNLSREIDVIFADEVQKILGKDVDSREILYQFSPVASHLKDMNSFLSSFTDDAGKKHRLAMLLEGQKYKHFSYTSCGWFFNDLAGLEPKQNIAYALMAVDLYNPFSRKDLLGQLLEDLSRAKANRKQDGTGKTLAKELLHTLPGEVEAALFFALNRRIAEKEDHEEIYGWFHLDSYTEVDEHTERLLVTNTETLTHYICTARDPNPAQATLEYLMEVQEEGSDTVKTTNIGHKQIPLRMRDQLFDQIDRSVCSLDYDALRRLSKNIFHYATLAKHVPYLPMGSLYEELIGSSLSSIKSLFMYGSLDKWDEYKQDFALMLEFLKKYGKQPDIDLVATIFHTQMTNLGEKIQEHGLYEDNIRFILEFLQIVRERGFQPDLTALQNAVYPYVNMQKQPKEEDITSINALAKELNFDIYIN, encoded by the coding sequence ATGAAAACAAACAAATCGGACAAGACGTCCCTGATCCTTCATGGACATTTCTATCAACCACCAAGAGAAAACCCCCAGACGGGACTCATCGGCAAACAGCTTACTGCAAGCCCCTTCCCAGACTGGAATGAACGTATACATGCAGATTGCTACAAGGCAAACAGCCTCTCTCGATATCTCTCTGGAGTCAGGAGAATCCTCAGCCTGACAAACAACTACGAGTACCTGAGTTTTAATTTCGGGCCTACTCTGCTCAGCTGGATGGAGAAATACCATCAGAATACGTATCATCTCATCCTGGAAGCAGACAGAATAAGCAAAGAACGTCTCGGCTTTGGAAATGCCATTGCCCAAGCGTACAACCATACCATTCTCCCGCTGTGTACCGAAGAGGACGCAAGGGTCCAGATCCGTTGGGGACTGGAAGACTTTGCACAACGTTTTTCCAGGAAGGCTGATGGGATCTGGCTACCGGAGACAGCAATCAGCCCTATGGTTATCGACATCCTCGCTGAGGAAGGTGTTTCCTACGTCATCCTGTCCCCTTGGCAGTGCAAGGCAATCGAAGACAAGAAGAAGGGAACCATTGACCTGGAAGGCAGAGGTGCCCCCTATGACAGACCATTCCTCTTGCGAGGAGCCAAGGGTAAGACCATCAGTGTATTCTTCTATAATCCCCAGTTGGCTGAAGGCATCAGCTTCGGACACTACCTGAGGGACGCCGACTCACTCTACCAGCGTCTGGTTTCCATCAGGGAAGATGAGAACCCCAGCCTTATTCATACCGCTACCGATGGAGAGATCTACGGCCATCATGAGCCCTATGGTGATATGGCCCTCTCTGCCCTGATCAGGAAGGTCGAAGAGCGAGATGACTTTAGGTTCACCAACTATGCCGCCTATCTCAAGGATCATCCGGCTACAGAGATGGCTTACCTGCATGACGGAGAAGAAAAAAGGGGTACCAGTTGGTCCTGCAGCCATGGCGTTTCGCGGTGGTACAAAGATTGTGGTTGTCACACAGGCGGTGAAGAGAGCTGGAACCAAGCATGGAGAACCCCGCTTCGCCTCGCTTTCGATAATCTCTCAAGAGAAATCGATGTAATTTTTGCTGATGAAGTGCAGAAAATCTTGGGCAAAGACGTTGATTCCAGAGAAATTCTCTACCAATTCTCCCCGGTTGCCAGCCATCTCAAGGATATGAACAGCTTCCTCTCTTCATTTACGGATGATGCTGGAAAGAAACATAGGTTGGCGATGTTGCTGGAGGGGCAGAAATACAAGCACTTCTCCTACACCAGTTGTGGTTGGTTCTTCAATGACCTAGCCGGACTGGAACCGAAACAAAATATTGCCTACGCTCTCATGGCTGTCGATCTATACAATCCGTTCAGCCGGAAAGATCTTCTGGGGCAACTTCTGGAAGATCTGAGCAGGGCAAAGGCAAACAGGAAACAAGACGGGACTGGCAAGACCCTTGCCAAGGAACTTTTGCATACACTTCCCGGTGAAGTAGAGGCAGCACTTTTCTTTGCGCTCAATCGTCGTATCGCTGAGAAAGAGGACCATGAGGAAATCTATGGATGGTTCCATTTGGATTCATACACAGAAGTGGATGAACACACTGAGCGGCTCCTAGTCACCAATACAGAGACGCTGACTCATTACATCTGTACGGCACGTGACCCAAACCCTGCACAGGCTACGCTTGAGTATCTCATGGAGGTTCAAGAGGAAGGCTCTGATACAGTCAAGACCACGAACATCGGGCATAAGCAGATCCCCTTGCGCATGCGGGACCAACTATTCGACCAGATTGACAGAAGTGTATGCTCCCTTGACTATGATGCTCTCAGGAGATTGTCAAAAAACATTTTCCACTATGCCACACTGGCAAAGCATGTACCATATCTACCAATGGGGTCCCTCTATGAAGAGCTGATAGGTTCATCCTTGAGTTCCATCAAGAGTTTGTTCATGTATGGCAGCTTGGACAAATGGGATGAATACAAACAGGATTTCGCCTTGATGCTTGAATTCCTCAAGAAGTATGGAAAACAGCCGGATATAGATCTGGTCGCTACAATCTTCCACACCCAAATGACGAATCTGGGTGAGAAAATTCAGGAACACGGTCTGTATGAGGACAATATTCGTTTCATTCTGGAGTTCTTGCAGATTGTACGGGAGAGAGGATTCCAACCTGACCTCACCGCATTACAGAATGCAGTATATCCATATGTAAACATGCAAAAGCAACCGAAGGAAGAGGACATTACCTCAATCAACGCATTGGCGAAGGAATTGAACTTCGATATCTATATCAATTAA
- a CDS encoding GNAT family N-acetyltransferase yields the protein MDYYKADNGFAYGEENEIPMARITMRPLGDKRIAIDHTYVSPSLRGQGIARKLVMLVVEQVRKEGKLIVPLCSYAQMVLEEDPELSKLIAN from the coding sequence ATGGACTATTACAAAGCAGATAATGGATTTGCCTATGGTGAAGAGAATGAGATTCCCATGGCCAGAATCACCATGCGCCCCCTCGGGGATAAGCGTATTGCGATCGACCACACCTATGTCTCTCCCAGCCTGAGGGGACAGGGAATAGCAAGGAAGTTGGTAATGCTTGTTGTGGAACAGGTAAGGAAAGAGGGAAAACTGATCGTTCCCCTCTGTTCCTATGCCCAGATGGTCCTTGAGGAGGATCCCGAGCTGTCCAAACTCATTGCCAATTAA